The Candidatus Binatia bacterium region CGGATCGTGGTCGGAGTCCTGGGAGGCTTCTTTTTTCTGAGTGGATTGAACTGGATCATCGATCCGGCCGCCGCGGCGCAAGGGCTGGGAGTGGCGCTTCCCGAAGGGCTCGCTCGCAGCACGCTAATCGGGGACCTCGGATCTTTCTTCCTCACGGCGGGCACTCTCATACTGCTCGGGGCGATAACGGCCCAGGCCCATTGGCTGCAGGCCGCAGCGCTCCTCTTCGGGGGCGCGGCGATCATGAGGATGCTCGCCTGGGCGATGCACGGCGCCGACTTCGCGGTAGTCTTCATCGTGAGCGAGATCGTCTCGACGGCGCTGCTGCTATTCGCAGCATCTCGGGCGACCTGACCGCGCGCCTCTTGCACGGCTGCGGTCGTCTTGCGCGGCCGCACGCCGAAAGCCTCCGATTACCCTTTAGGTTCGGCGGCCTCGCGGCACTGCTCTTGCTATAAGGTTCACTCGGCGGCAGGAGGATCTTTACAATTAGGCAAGGAGGCACGAGAGCGCGGCTGCGTCCTGGAAGTCGTGCGTGGGCGAGTCGGCTCGCCCCGATGATCGGGGTGGCGGTGGCTCTCTGTGCGCTGGCGGCCCCCGGGCTGCTCCAGGCCGCCACGCTGAGTTCCCTGCGGCTGGACCGGAGCGACCAGACCGTCGCGCCGGCGCGAACGATCCGGATCGCAGCGGTCGCCACGATGGCCGACGGGACCGTCTCGGACGTCACGGCCGATGCGACCTGGAAGACCGACGACGCCGACCTCGCGCGCTTCATTTCGGGTGATCCGGGGGCGCTGCGTACGCGTCGGCCCGGGGTGGTGCAGATCACCGCCTCCGTTCTCGGGAAGACGGCCTCGGCGGTGATCACGATCGACCCGGGCGACGTCGTCGAGTTGATCACGCGGCCCGGCACGAAACGGGTCGAGATCGACCGTCCGATGGCGTTCACGGCACGGCTCGTTCACGAGAGCGGCTACCAGCGCGATGTGACCGACGAGGCCCGTTGGACCACGAGGAACCCTGACGTCGCGGGCGTGAAGAACGGAGGCACTCCGGGGCGGGTCCTTCCGCGATCGCTGGGCACCACGTTCATCCGTGTGCGCCATCCCCCAACGGGTCTCAAGAATACCGACGGGAAGACGCAGGTCTTGCCGGCGATCGGGAGGGTGCGGTTCCAAGAGAAGTCGATCGTGCTCGGTCGCGGGATGACGACCGATCTACGCGTGCTCGGCCAGCACGGGGACCTCGACGTTCGCACAGGCCTGACCGAGGATCTGGAGTTCTCGACCGACGGCGGCGAGATGATCGACCTCGTGGCCACCGGTAAGGATGCCGGGCAGGTCACGGCGCTGAAAGACGGCATCACCACCGTTCGCGTGTACGACCGTGCGCGCAAGATCGGGACTCCGAAGAGCCGCGCCGTCGTCATCGTCGTGGCTGGTGTCCTCGAAGAGCTCGAGATTCTTCCGAATCCGCTCAAGGTGAACGCGGCTGATGTGCGCAACGCGTCGGTCTTCGGTCTGCTCACGTCGGGGCTCCGAACGGGCAATCTCCGAAAGCTCGTCGAGTGGTTCGTCGAGGACCCGGAACTCGCGAGCGTCGGCAAGAGCGGGAATGATGTCGGTACCGTCAAGGGGAAAGAGGCCGGGACCACCACGCTCTTGGCGCGCTACGACGAGTTCGATGTGGTCTCGACCGCGATCGACAATCTCGTGGTCCGCGGACGTGTCGAGAGCGTCACCCTCGAGCCGACGGAGGCCACTATCGGCCTCGAACTCGAGTACCTCCTCCGCGCGTATGGGAATCGCGACGATTCGACGCGCAGCAACATCTCGGGGAGTGTGAACTGGTCGACGGACCCCGACGGCGTGGTCTCGATCGATGACGCCGGGCGAATGACCGGCCTCGTGAACGGCGTCACGACCGTTACTGCGACCGATCCGAAGACTGGGCTCGGGGCTTCGGCCGAAGTCACGGTCGCCGGCCGTTTGACATCCCTCACGGTTCCGACCGTCCGAGTCGACGAAGGCGACGAGAAGAAGGCGAAGGCTTACGGCAATCTCTCGAGCGGTCTTCAGACGAGCGATCTCCGCTTGGTCGTCGATTGGTCGGTGAAGAATGCGATGGTCGCGCAGGTTGGCAACGGAGGGCCGGCGGTGGCGGGAGAGCGACGGTTGGACTCCGGTGAAGTGTTCGGTCGGGAGATCGGCACGACGCGCCTCACGGCAGTGGAACCGATCACCGGCCTCGGATCGAAGCAGGCCGGAAACCTCGTCGTGCGCCGCGCCGAAGACCCGCCGAGCCCGAACGCGAATCCGGCCCCGATCGAACCGCCGTCCGTTCGCGATCTTTCGGTGGTCGTCGAGCCGGGCAATGATGGCGAGGTCGCGACCGGCGTGACGGAGACGTACAAGGCCCGCTCCCTGCGCAGCGATGGCTCCAAGAAGAACATCAGCGACAAGTGCGATTGGCGTATCGATGATACGTCGATCGCGACAGTGGACAACGTGCTTCCGAAGAAGGGTGGAGTCACCGGTGTTCGTCTGGGAAGCACGACCGTGCACATCGACTGCAATGGTCTTACGGCCTCGGGTCTGGTGGAGGTCGTCGGGGACGTCATCGGGGTTACGATCCAGCCTGATGGGTTCACCGGGGCCGTCGGTGAGACGAAGCAACTCCGCGCCCGTGTGAACTTCTCCGGCGGTGGTTTTGACGACGTGACGCGCGAGGTGGATTGGTCTTCGACGAACCCGGATGTCGCGACTGTCGAGAACGACAACGAGGTCTTGAAGGGCCGCGTCACGTTCCACGAACTCGGGGAAGCTTTGATTTTCGCCGTCGACGCGACCGGTCATGTCGGCACGAGTACCGCCACCGTCGACAAGTGATGTGGGTGCCTGCTTGACGGTGGGCGCTTCCTCGGGTCCGCTCCCAGGAGCCCTCTCCTCATGAACCTGGGACCTCTGATGCCTCGACGGGACGGGCCAGCACTAGGTGCGGTTCTTCGACGACGGCGTCCAGTTTGCCGAGGCGACGGGTTTCGTTCGCACGGCCGATCGCACCGCTCGACGGCTACCCACTCCCGGCACACCCGCCACGACCTCGCACCTCCCCGCTGAGTCGTGCGCGGCTACAGACGCCCCGTCTTTCTCGCGCCACCAGCATCTGAACGCCGACCCCGCGCCCCCTCAAACCTGATGCACGAGAACACCTCGCGCCCCTTCGGTACCCCTCCGAACCCGGCGCTGTCACTTTCAAGACGAGCCGCCGCCCTCGAGCATCGAGTTCCCGGCGAACAGGCCTGAAGCCCGGCCCCCTGAGAGAGATCAGATCCCGATGGTTCGAAGAGCCAAAGCCCCTAGGCCGAGACTGAGCGCCCAAGCCCCCGCGCCAGAGCCACGATCAGGTCGTCGCAGCCGTCGTCCTCGCCTGCAGTGCCGAGCGCCATCCGAACACCTACCGCGGCGCTCCGTGCAATCACCTGCGGAACCACGAACGCCGAGATCTCACCGCCCGGCACGCACTGACTCGCATCATCGCTGAAGCAGCCTCGGCACGCGAGCGGGCGCACTTCATACGCGCGACATGTGCCCGCGTCGACGTCCAGGATGGGGCAAGCGAGAACCCCACGCGGCGCCGCTCCGGTCACGCGCGGCAAACCCTCGTCGACACGACGCGCGACGTCGTCCCGGACGTCGGCGGGTTGGGATTGGAGCCAATCCAGCAGAGAAGCGACATCAGCGGCGGTCGCGGACACGGGGATGTGACAGCACGCGGAGCAGCCGGCAGCGCACGCGGGTCCCTGGCCGGCCTCTTCGTCCTCTTCTATCTCTTCGTCGATTGACGCCGTGGCGAGGAGCTGCGCCGTCTCTGACACCGCGAGAGGTACGGAACGGTCCGTCCCCCGAGCGACGACTTCCGACATGGACTGCACCTGCTCCGCGAGGTCGGTGGCGGCCTCGAAGTCCTCCTCGTCGAGGTCGAAGTCTTCGAGCTCGGCCTGGAGCATCGCGCGCATTCGCTCTTCGGGATCTTGGCTCACGTCCTCACACTGGCATCTGGCGCTCCCAACTGCGATCCCCATTCAACCCCGGAGGAACAGTTATGGCCGAAACCTACGACGTCGGAACCAAGTTTCTGCGCTTCGAGCGCGAAGGGCACATCGCCTGGTGCACGATCGACCGGCCGAAGTCTCGCAATGCGCTGACGTCGGCGATGTACTACGGAGTGAAGAAGGCGGTTCATCTGGTGAACTCCTTCGAGGAGCCGACGGCACTGATCTTTACCGGCGTCGACGATGTCTTCGCGCCGGGAGGTGAGCTCCGGGGCAACACCGAGGACGCGAACCCCGCGCTCGACTACGTCGTGTCGGGCGACGTGACGCCGTTCGAAGAAGTCCGTCACAGCTTCGCTCCGGTCGTCGCCGCGGTGAACGGGATCTGCCAGGGCGGCGGACTTTTGATCGCTATGCTTGCGGACGTCGCTGTGTGCAGCGAGCGAGCCACCTTCCGAGCCCCGGAGTTGCTGCGGGGCATCGCCGATACCGGGTATGCGGCGTACCTTCCGCCGCACATCGGAGTCGCGGCGGCGCGCGACATGCTTCTGACCGGTCGCAAGGTCACTGCCGACGAGGCGTTGAAGATGGGTCTGATCACCCGTGTCGTTCCGCACGACGATTTGAAGACGGAGGCCGTTGCGGTCGCTGAATCGATCCTCAAGACCGCGCCCGAGGCCCGCATGCACGTGAAGCGCATCGTCAACGACAACTACGGCCACCCGGATCGCATGTCGATGTACTGGTCGATCTTCCGCGGGGGCGAAGCTCGTGAGGGGATGAAGGCGTTCGCCGAGAAGCGCTCTCCGGCGTGGATGCCGAAGGGCATCGATACCGGAAAGCGTCTCTAGTTCTGGGGTTCTCGCTTAGCCGAGCGGGCCGTTCGCGGCTTCCCACTCGGCCTTGTACTCAGCTTTGCTGCGCGTGGAGAGGTCCACGTCGGCGGCGCGTGTCTGCAGCGCGCCGACAGTGGCCGCGGCCTTGGGTGTGTGCGCGAACGGGTCGAAGCGCAGCCAACGCATCGCGTTCTCGTAGGTAATCTTGTTGATCTCGGCGTCGTTGCACTTCGCTTCGACGATGCACTCCCACAGTTCGTCGGACGATCCGGGGAACGTGCAGTCGGAGTGGGGGTAGTCGACCTCGTACGCGATGTTGTCGATCCCGATGCGGTCGCGCAGCAGAAGGCCGGAGGGGTCCGAGATGAAGCACGCGAGGAACTGGTCGCGGAAGACCTCGGTCGGCGTGCGACCGCCGAGATCGGGGTTCGACCAGCGCTGTACGTGGTAGTGGCGCTCCATCCGGTCGAGGAAGCCGGGGATCCACGAGGTGCCGCCTTCGGAGAGTGCGATCTTGAGCGTTGGGTTGTCGCGCACGACGTGGCTCCACATCAGGTTCGCCGCGCAGGGCAGCGAGTTCCAGGTGGGCATCGTGTAGCGCACGTGGACCGGCTCGGTCTCTCTGCCGGGGAATCCCTGTGCGGCGGAGCCGATGTGGATCGTCACGACGACGCCCTCCTCCGCGCAGGCACGGAAGAAGGAATCATAGAATCCCGAGTGAATGCTCGGCAGCCCGAAGGCCTCGGGGTCTTCGGTGAACGTGATCGCCGTTGCGCCCTTCTTGGCGACGCGACGGACCTCGTCCGCCGCGACCTCGCCGTCCCAGATCGGCGAGATGGGATTCGGGATGAAGCGGCCGGGGTGCGCGGCGCACCACTCGTCGATGTGCCAGTCGTTGTAGGCTTGCAAGCACGCGAGCCCGAGGGCCCGGTCCTCCGACTTGGAGAAGAAACCGCCGGCCATGCCGGGGAACGACGGGAAGCACATCGACGCGAGGACTCCGTTGGCGTCCATGTCGCGCACGCGGTGGTCGACGTTGTAGCAACCGGGCCGGATCTCGGACTGGGTGCCGGGATCGAAGCCCCACTCCTCGTTGGGCAGAGTCACGACAGCGTTGATGAAGGACTGGAACGAGGCGCCGTACTCCCACGTCCACGCCTCGGCCTTTCGTTCCTTGTCGTAAGCGAGGCGGGGCGCCCGGCCGACCCACTTCTTGGCGAGGTGACGGTCGAAGAGATCGCGCGGTTCGATGATGTGGTCGTCCACGCTGACGAGGATCATTTCTTCTTTTTTCACCGGTCCGTCCTATTCTTCGTACATGGCATCGATCTGGGTCGCGTACTTGGCGGCGATTGGTTTGCGTTTGAGTTTCATGGTGGGCGTCAGTTCGTCCCCGCCGGGGAGCCAGTCCTCCGGCAGGATCGTGAACTTCTTGACCTGTTCGACGCGCGATAGCCTTTGGTTTCCCGCCTCTACGCCTTCGCTCACGGCGGCATGGACGCGAGGCTCGCTGGCGAGTTCGTCGGCGCTCTTGTGGCCGAGGCCCTGTTCTCCGGCCCAGGCCGCGGCGAAGTCCGGATCGAGTACGAGCAGCGCGGTGTTGTAGCGTCGCCCGTCGCCGATCACGTAGGCCTGGCCGATGAGGGAGCACGCGCCTTTCAGAGCGGCTTCGATGTTGGCTGGCGACATGTTCTTGCCGGCTGCGTTGATGATGAGTTCTTTCTTGCGGTCGACGATCTTCAAGTACCCGTCGTCGTCGAATTCGCCGACGTCGCCGGTGGCGAGCCAGCCGTCGCCATCGATCGTTTCGGCCGTCTTGTCGGGGAGATTGCGGTACCCCTGCATGATGTTCGCGCCCCGGATGAGCACCTCCCGGTCGCCCGCGAGCTTGATCTCGACCCCCGGAGCGGGCTTGCCGACGGTGCCGATTCGGACGGTCCCGGGTTTGCTGAGCGTGCCGATGGCCGTCGTCTCCGACATGCCCCAGCCCTCCGCGAGCTCGATGCCGATGGCGTGGAAGAACTCGAGTACCTCGCGCGGAGTCGGCGCGGCACCGACCGATGCGAACGCGAGCTTGTCGAATCCGAGTGCCGTGCGGAGAGGGCTGAACACGTTCGTTTCGAACTCGGCGACCTTGCCGGCGAGGGCCTCGGGGACCGACTGGCTCGCCTGTTCGAGTCGGAGCTTTTCTACAGAGGCGGCGAGCGCGGTCTCCATCGCTCGACGCTCGTCCGCGGGGCCCGAGGACAGGCGCGCGTCGAAGCCGGCTTTGATTTTTTCCCAGATGCGCGGCACCGCGAAGAAGAAGTCGGGCCGCACGTCGGGGAGCGCCGCCGCGATCTGCCGAGGGTCGGGGATCGTCGTGATCGTCGAGCGGCAGAGGATCGGGATGTAGTAGTTGAGTGCGCGCTCGGCGATGTGCGCCGTCGGGAGCCACGAGAGCACGCGACCGTTCGCCGGGAGTGGGACGGTCGCATTGAGCATCCCAGCGACGGCTTCGAGGTTGGCGTGCGTGAGTTGAACGCCCTTGGGCGGTCCGGTCGTGCCGGATGTGTAGATCAACGTGAGGAGATCGCTCGGTGCGACATTTTTCGTCGCTGCCTCGCCGTCGAAGCCTACTCCCGACGCCTCGACCTCGGCGAACGAGAGTGCGCCTTCCGCCTCTCCGTCGAGCACGATGAGATGCTCGAGCGCGGGGAGATCCGCGCGGGCGGTGAGGAAGCTTTCGAGGAAGGGACCTTCGACGATCGCGATGCGCGCTCCGGAGTCCCCGACGACGTAGGTGATCTGCTCGGCCGAGAGCGTTTGGTAGATCGAGAACGGAACCGCGCCGAGGGTGACGGCGGCGAGGTCTGCGATGTGGAACTCGGGACGGTTCGACGTCATGAGGGCGATTGTGCTGCCCTTCTCGAGACCCAGCTTCGCGAGGCCGCCGGCCAGCGCGTCCGCCCGGGCTGCGAGCCCGCGGTAGGTGAGGGAGACGGCCCCGTCGAGCGTCTTGACCGCGACAGCCTCAGGGGAGTCAGCCACCGCATCGCGGAAGCCTCGGGCGAAGGTCGGGGACTCGATCATTCCGAGGGGCATGGGCTGGATATGGAGCATCCTCGCGCTGTGCGCAACGGGCCGGTCGGCGCCGGGAGTCGGGGTCGCCTGGCCGGACTGGACCCGCCCGCCGTGCACCGATAGGTAGGCTGGATGATGATTAGAATACTCGCATCCGTCCTTGCGATCAGCCTGCTCGCCGCGCCTGCGTCACGAGCTGAGGAGAAGAAACCGGTGAGTCAGAACGACCCCATCGCTCAGATCGACGCGTTCATCGCGGAGCAGAAAATCGACAAGAGCGGCAACTGGAAGACCAGCTTGCCGAAGCCGCCCGTCGCCTCGTTCGACCCGTCGAAGACCTACTACTGGGTCATCGACACGAACATTGGTGGCCCGATCAAGATCAAGTTGCTCCCGGAGACCGCTCCGATGCACGTCACGAGCACGATCTACCTGACCAAACTCGGCTTCTACGACGACCTTGCGTTCCACCGCGTGATCGACGGCTTCATGGCGCAGGGCGGCGACCCGCGCGGCAACGGAACCGGTGGCCCGGGCTACCAGTACGATGGTGAGTACGACCCGAGCGTGAAGCACGACAAGCCGGGTCTTCTCAGTATGGCGAACGCCGGTCCGGGAACCGACGGGAGCCAGTTCTTCCTCACATTCGTCCCGACGCCGCACCTCAACGGCAAGCACTCCATCTTCGGTGAAGTCACCGAGGGCATGGACGTCGTGAAGCAGCTTGAGGACAACGGAAGCCGCAGCGGCCAGACCAAGAAGCCGCTGTCGATGACCAAGGCAACGATCGAAGTTCAGTAATCCACACGACCCGATGCCGCCGACCCCGCTTGAAGCGTGGGCCGGCGGCATCCCTGGTCGTCCGCTTTAGCTCACATTCGGGATGACGTACTTCCCGATGAGCTCGATCGTTTGCATGACCTTCTCGTGCGGGACCTTGTACGGGTTCACGAGACACAGAAGGAGATCGACGCCGGCACCGGCGTAGTCCCGGCAGGACTCGAGGCACTCCTCGGGGGTGCCGACGACACAGGCTCCGGCCTCGGTCAGGTAGTCCATCGTGATGAGGTCGAGCGAGCCCTCATCCGAGTGCTTCTTCATGTCGGCCGCGTAGCTGTAGGTGCCGAGCTCGCGGTTCTCCTCGGCCATCCACTCGGCGACTTCGGCGATCTGTTTCGCACCGAAGCTCGGGTACCACTCGAAGGACTCCTTCGCGGCTTCGAGAGCCTCCTCGCGGGTGGGGGCGCAGCACATCATCGTGAAGGTTGCGGCCTCGTCGTGGATCTCGGCCCCGATTGGCTTCTCGCACTTCGCGATCGACGCGCGGTACAGGTCGATCTTGCGCTTCACCTCGGACGGCGGCGTTCCGACCGCGAACGAGCAGAGTCCGAGCCCGAGCTGACCCATGAGTTCGTGGCCCTCGTCGCTCGTAGTGGCACCCCACAGGGGCGGGTGAGGGCGCTGGCGAGGCTTGGGGAGCACGCGCCGCTTCGGCATCGACCAGTGCTTGCCCTCGAACTCGTACTCGTCGTTCGTCCAGCAGCCGACGATGTGGCCGAGCGCCTCTTGCCACATCTCTCGGGTTTCGCGCGGATCGACCCCGAAACCTTCGAGTTCTTTGCGCGTGGCGGAGCGCCCCGTCGCGAAGTCGACCCGCCCGTTGCTGATGAGGTCGAGCACCGCTGCGGACTCTGCGGACCGGACCGGGTGATTGTATGGTTTGGGCAGGAGCCGCACGCCGTAGCCCAGCCGCATGTTCTTGGTCCGACTCGCGAGCGCCCCGTAGAGCACCTCGGGGTTCGAGCAGTGTGAGAATTCCTCCAGGAAGTGATGCTCGACGGTCCAGAAGGCGTGAAAGCCCATTTGGTCGCCGAAGATCCCCTGCTCGAGGGTCTCCTGGTAGATGCGGTATTCCTTGTCCTCGTCCCAGGGGCGCGCGACCGGGATCTCGTAGAACAGTGCGAATTTCATGGTTACGAGCAAAACATCGCTGGCGTCCCAACGCCAAGGCAGGGTGGCTTTGAGACATCCGTGAACGGCCGTTTCGCAAGACTGTGAGGCTCGCGCAGCGACCTCTCGTCTCGTAAGCTAGCGCGCCATGAACGTGGGGGAGATCTGGACGGCGATTCGGCAGTGGACGCCCTTTGCCATCCGAACGATCGGTTACGGGTCGGTCTCGTGCTTCATCGGCCCGTTTACGAAGGAGCATTCCGCGAGTCTTTGGGCGATGCGGAAGTGGTGCGTGTCGAGCCTGGGGCATCTCGACATCAGGCTCGAACTCTCCGGCGTGGAGAACGTTCCGGTGGCCGGTCCGTTTGTCTACTGCTCGAACCATCAGAGTCTCGTCGATATCCTCGTGCTCGGTGCGGCGCTGCCCGGCGACTACAAGTGGGCGGCCAAGCGTTCGGTGTTGAACATTCCGTTTCTGGGCTGGCATCTCCGACTCGCCGGGCATGTGCCGGTCGATCGGGGCGGCGGCGCGAAGGCGGCCGACGACGTGATCGAGCGCTTCGCGGAAGTTCTACGGAAGGGGAAGCCGCTCCTCATCTTCCCGGAGGGAACCCGCAGCGTCGACGGCGAGCTGAAGGACTTCAAGGCCGGTGCCTTCAAAGCGGCGATTCGCGGCAACGCACCCATCGTTCCGGTCGCGCTCGACGGGACATTCGCGATGATGAGCAAGGGCGACTTCAACGCCGGCAACCAGGATAAGGTCGTCCGAGTCCGCCTCGGGACGCCGATTTCGTTGCCTGCCGAGAGCGATGATGCCGAGCGCGTCGAAAAGCTGCGCGTGCAGACCCAGGCGGTGATTGGTCAGTTGTTCGAGTCGATCCGAGGGGACGTTGGTTAGTCTCGTGATTTTTGTTTAGTCGCGGTCGACCATCGTTCTGGGCTCGGACGAAGTTCCATCGCGACTAAACAAAAATCACGAGACTAACCAACGTCCCCTTCCCCAGACCCTGCGGCGCCGCGGGACCTTGCTCTGCCTTTCCCTAAGCAGATATGGGGTAAGCAGGAGGGCGGCGAATTGGCGATGAAATTCCCGGATAGAGCGGCACCGAGGCGACGCCTCCGCCCCGAAGAATTGACCGCGCTGGAGGCCGACGGGGCCATCTGCGCCCGGGGATTGCTCGATAAGGCCACGGTAGACCACATGCGGGATGCGTTGGAGGACGTTCTCGCTCAGTCCGGGGTCATCGGCGGTCCGCTCAGCATGCCGGATGACGGCTTCCACGGTGACGTCTTTGTGTGGAAGCTGCACGACGCCTTTCGCGATCTGGCCCTCTTCTCGTGCCTGCCCGAGCTGGCCAATCAGATCTTGCGCTCGACTTCGGTCCAATTCTTCTACGAGCAGTTCTTCGTGAAGAGAGCCGGTAGCCCGATCGACACGCCTTGGCATCAGGACTTGCCGTTTTGGCCGGTCGCCGGGACGCAAGTCGCGTCGTTCTGGATCACTCTCGACCCCGTGTCGCGCGCGTCCAGTGGGCTCGAGTTCGTCCGCGGGTCGCACAAGTGGGAGAAGCGCTACAAGGCGGTCACCCCGAACCACGACCCGTACATGGCCGATACGGATCTCGAGGCCGCGCCCGACTTCAGTCAGTTGCGCCGGGAGCACGAACTGCTCGGTTGGGACATGGAGCCCGGTGACGTACTGGTTTTCGGCCCGCTCGTTGCGCACGGCTCTGGGGGCAACGCGTCGCAGGACCGCGACCGCCGCGCGTTGGCGTTTCGGTACTGCGGAGACGACGTCACGTTCGCGCCGCGCCACGCAACCATGCCGCTGTTGTGGGACCATGGGCTGGAACCGGGCGATCGGCTCGGAGGGCCGCTGTTCCCGCAGGTATTGCCCGAGGTGCTCGAATCGGAAGTCGCGACGCGCTGGGCGGGGCCGGAGGCTCCTAGCGACCGGGCGGTCGCCGCATTCCTGGCACATCTCGAAGAGACCGGCTTCGGTGCCGGCTTCGAGAAGAAG contains the following coding sequences:
- a CDS encoding Ig-like domain-containing protein, which encodes MIGVAVALCALAAPGLLQAATLSSLRLDRSDQTVAPARTIRIAAVATMADGTVSDVTADATWKTDDADLARFISGDPGALRTRRPGVVQITASVLGKTASAVITIDPGDVVELITRPGTKRVEIDRPMAFTARLVHESGYQRDVTDEARWTTRNPDVAGVKNGGTPGRVLPRSLGTTFIRVRHPPTGLKNTDGKTQVLPAIGRVRFQEKSIVLGRGMTTDLRVLGQHGDLDVRTGLTEDLEFSTDGGEMIDLVATGKDAGQVTALKDGITTVRVYDRARKIGTPKSRAVVIVVAGVLEELEILPNPLKVNAADVRNASVFGLLTSGLRTGNLRKLVEWFVEDPELASVGKSGNDVGTVKGKEAGTTTLLARYDEFDVVSTAIDNLVVRGRVESVTLEPTEATIGLELEYLLRAYGNRDDSTRSNISGSVNWSTDPDGVVSIDDAGRMTGLVNGVTTVTATDPKTGLGASAEVTVAGRLTSLTVPTVRVDEGDEKKAKAYGNLSSGLQTSDLRLVVDWSVKNAMVAQVGNGGPAVAGERRLDSGEVFGREIGTTRLTAVEPITGLGSKQAGNLVVRRAEDPPSPNANPAPIEPPSVRDLSVVVEPGNDGEVATGVTETYKARSLRSDGSKKNISDKCDWRIDDTSIATVDNVLPKKGGVTGVRLGSTTVHIDCNGLTASGLVEVVGDVIGVTIQPDGFTGAVGETKQLRARVNFSGGGFDDVTREVDWSSTNPDVATVENDNEVLKGRVTFHELGEALIFAVDATGHVGTSTATVDK
- a CDS encoding YkgJ family cysteine cluster protein translates to MSQDPEERMRAMLQAELEDFDLDEEDFEAATDLAEQVQSMSEVVARGTDRSVPLAVSETAQLLATASIDEEIEEDEEAGQGPACAAGCSACCHIPVSATAADVASLLDWLQSQPADVRDDVARRVDEGLPRVTGAAPRGVLACPILDVDAGTCRAYEVRPLACRGCFSDDASQCVPGGEISAFVVPQVIARSAAVGVRMALGTAGEDDGCDDLIVALARGLGRSVSA
- a CDS encoding enoyl-CoA hydratase/isomerase family protein, translated to MAETYDVGTKFLRFEREGHIAWCTIDRPKSRNALTSAMYYGVKKAVHLVNSFEEPTALIFTGVDDVFAPGGELRGNTEDANPALDYVVSGDVTPFEEVRHSFAPVVAAVNGICQGGGLLIAMLADVAVCSERATFRAPELLRGIADTGYAAYLPPHIGVAAARDMLLTGRKVTADEALKMGLITRVVPHDDLKTEAVAVAESILKTAPEARMHVKRIVNDNYGHPDRMSMYWSIFRGGEAREGMKAFAEKRSPAWMPKGIDTGKRL
- a CDS encoding amidohydrolase family protein is translated as MKKEEMILVSVDDHIIEPRDLFDRHLAKKWVGRAPRLAYDKERKAEAWTWEYGASFQSFINAVVTLPNEEWGFDPGTQSEIRPGCYNVDHRVRDMDANGVLASMCFPSFPGMAGGFFSKSEDRALGLACLQAYNDWHIDEWCAAHPGRFIPNPISPIWDGEVAADEVRRVAKKGATAITFTEDPEAFGLPSIHSGFYDSFFRACAEEGVVVTIHIGSAAQGFPGRETEPVHVRYTMPTWNSLPCAANLMWSHVVRDNPTLKIALSEGGTSWIPGFLDRMERHYHVQRWSNPDLGGRTPTEVFRDQFLACFISDPSGLLLRDRIGIDNIAYEVDYPHSDCTFPGSSDELWECIVEAKCNDAEINKITYENAMRWLRFDPFAHTPKAAATVGALQTRAADVDLSTRSKAEYKAEWEAANGPLG
- a CDS encoding AMP-dependent synthetase/ligase → MPLGMIESPTFARGFRDAVADSPEAVAVKTLDGAVSLTYRGLAARADALAGGLAKLGLEKGSTIALMTSNRPEFHIADLAAVTLGAVPFSIYQTLSAEQITYVVGDSGARIAIVEGPFLESFLTARADLPALEHLIVLDGEAEGALSFAEVEASGVGFDGEAATKNVAPSDLLTLIYTSGTTGPPKGVQLTHANLEAVAGMLNATVPLPANGRVLSWLPTAHIAERALNYYIPILCRSTITTIPDPRQIAAALPDVRPDFFFAVPRIWEKIKAGFDARLSSGPADERRAMETALAASVEKLRLEQASQSVPEALAGKVAEFETNVFSPLRTALGFDKLAFASVGAAPTPREVLEFFHAIGIELAEGWGMSETTAIGTLSKPGTVRIGTVGKPAPGVEIKLAGDREVLIRGANIMQGYRNLPDKTAETIDGDGWLATGDVGEFDDDGYLKIVDRKKELIINAAGKNMSPANIEAALKGACSLIGQAYVIGDGRRYNTALLVLDPDFAAAWAGEQGLGHKSADELASEPRVHAAVSEGVEAGNQRLSRVEQVKKFTILPEDWLPGGDELTPTMKLKRKPIAAKYATQIDAMYEE
- a CDS encoding peptidylprolyl isomerase; amino-acid sequence: MMIRILASVLAISLLAAPASRAEEKKPVSQNDPIAQIDAFIAEQKIDKSGNWKTSLPKPPVASFDPSKTYYWVIDTNIGGPIKIKLLPETAPMHVTSTIYLTKLGFYDDLAFHRVIDGFMAQGGDPRGNGTGGPGYQYDGEYDPSVKHDKPGLLSMANAGPGTDGSQFFLTFVPTPHLNGKHSIFGEVTEGMDVVKQLEDNGSRSGQTKKPLSMTKATIEVQ
- a CDS encoding LLM class flavin-dependent oxidoreductase, which gives rise to MKFALFYEIPVARPWDEDKEYRIYQETLEQGIFGDQMGFHAFWTVEHHFLEEFSHCSNPEVLYGALASRTKNMRLGYGVRLLPKPYNHPVRSAESAAVLDLISNGRVDFATGRSATRKELEGFGVDPRETREMWQEALGHIVGCWTNDEYEFEGKHWSMPKRRVLPKPRQRPHPPLWGATTSDEGHELMGQLGLGLCSFAVGTPPSEVKRKIDLYRASIAKCEKPIGAEIHDEAATFTMMCCAPTREEALEAAKESFEWYPSFGAKQIAEVAEWMAEENRELGTYSYAADMKKHSDEGSLDLITMDYLTEAGACVVGTPEECLESCRDYAGAGVDLLLCLVNPYKVPHEKVMQTIELIGKYVIPNVS
- a CDS encoding lysophospholipid acyltransferase family protein, with product MNVGEIWTAIRQWTPFAIRTIGYGSVSCFIGPFTKEHSASLWAMRKWCVSSLGHLDIRLELSGVENVPVAGPFVYCSNHQSLVDILVLGAALPGDYKWAAKRSVLNIPFLGWHLRLAGHVPVDRGGGAKAADDVIERFAEVLRKGKPLLIFPEGTRSVDGELKDFKAGAFKAAIRGNAPIVPVALDGTFAMMSKGDFNAGNQDKVVRVRLGTPISLPAESDDAERVEKLRVQTQAVIGQLFESIRGDVG
- a CDS encoding phytanoyl-CoA dioxygenase family protein gives rise to the protein MKFPDRAAPRRRLRPEELTALEADGAICARGLLDKATVDHMRDALEDVLAQSGVIGGPLSMPDDGFHGDVFVWKLHDAFRDLALFSCLPELANQILRSTSVQFFYEQFFVKRAGSPIDTPWHQDLPFWPVAGTQVASFWITLDPVSRASSGLEFVRGSHKWEKRYKAVTPNHDPYMADTDLEAAPDFSQLRREHELLGWDMEPGDVLVFGPLVAHGSGGNASQDRDRRALAFRYCGDDVTFAPRHATMPLLWDHGLEPGDRLGGPLFPQVLPEVLESEVATRWAGPEAPSDRAVAAFLAHLEETGFGAGFEKKPLLDSERSE